The Plasmodium berghei ANKA genome assembly, chromosome: 8 genome has a segment encoding these proteins:
- a CDS encoding TLD domain-containing protein translates to MDESQTRDKIKVLNVFQNEEITNKSQISNKFEFEKGVIRNAIISPNSSKSIKNEKEKMKKNCIIFREQCEYCLTDFSISGYLILTKESLLFEPDLRDKHVIKNGIGTYQIFIDLYDIYECAHIVVPTKYTYLYNNDDTCGFIQILLKSIYIEESKLLANKKSNSNGYFYTNINNKENSNSSLFNPTFNSLNNNNNIYNSNNNYNDDCNKQKGMSYYKYISKSLSYMLNLAQPLVQNTPFKGYKINQMNSTNNSTNLTKHITHDEINNYNKIEIVNGSFQEINNQNEQINKSKRNSFIHFDISSPKNNIIDHMHDNDLKIYQNINEINYSKVISSHPNITYKNNFNAGNYSSCNFKGDNNSNIFSKSKKNSYPFIKKNNFLQKNENTYSGKKTIPNENVIKNNILTQLNLQNSNKINTKLNDENREKYKLDIDNTNIEKKKTNTIIQNGEFNNFDESSYVYLDQIKREDINNLINDNTNSYIKQSENVTEVFPKQFIAKTSDGITYNNEQGNKIIKIKSLQRHIENDESHKKGSKKYEEKCFILFRFFNNNTAYDTTTKIITEIDNVKKSENKIKKTITSVPFTSNKLLKCIIKQSLIYQESTDLKQQSLTSSLMNDIKDFKSLALEPKLEYVNDAVKLLTKDISKQINYYLPPTLSIKVWKLAFCSSIHGVSFKTLYRSVANKGSIILLISDMNNVLFGCFLDKLQCDTCYYGSGENFLFTFKEKLHNTNYENGKKNMQNKTSINYYNPNIFETNTENLNMSNETFKKEDEKSEKEDVQTMSITKEDEKNKVPIKSDYIIDPDCSEHEKTTLVNKLNTQYEGNLDELTKNDLNQEIQQNDIIEYDNKSKNQTHYYDFKINNNNDNNKNDTTNSSNSSSDSYETNNFFPKNKKNSIDNKFICDIINEKNNEFYKKNNNNKFGINEKENKVNDTPSIQVYNWTTRNNYYVYSDERSITIGGGDNYALVINDDLCKGQTNKSTTYDNDLLTYDEEFEIQFLQLWIFDDT, encoded by the exons atggATGAAAGTCAAACAcgtgataaaataaaagttttaaatgttttccaaaatgaagaaataacAAACAAATCACAAATTTCCAATAAATTCGag TTTGAAAAAGGAGTGATAAGGAATGCTATTATTTCACCAAATTCAAGCAAAtccataaaaaatgaaaaagaaaaaatgaaaaaaaattgtataatatttagAGAACAATGTGAATATTGTTTAACAGACTTTTCCATAAGTggttatttaatattaacaaaagaatcattattatttgaacCAGATTTAAGAGATAAACatgttattaaaaatggaataGGAACatatcaaatttttattgatttatatgatatatatgaatgtGCTCATATTGTCGTCCCAACAAAGTATACTTAtctttataataatgatgatacATGTGGCTTTATCCAAATATTgttaaaaagtatatatatagaagaAAGCAAACTTTtagcaaataaaaaaagtaatagtaatggttatttttatacaaatataaataacaaagaAAATAGTAATAGTAGCTTATTTAATCCTACATTTAATAgtttgaataataataacaatatatacaattcaaataataattataatgatgattgtaataaacaaaaaggAATGtcttattataaatatataagtaaAAGTTTGTCTTATATGTTAAATTTAGCCCAACCTTTAGTTCAAAATACTCCATTTAAAggatataaaattaatcaAATGAATTCGACAAACAATTCAACAAATTTAACTAAACATATAACTCATGacgaaataaataattataacaaaattGAAATAGTAAATGGATCATTTCAAGAAATTAATAATcaaaatgaacaaataaacaaatcaaaaagaaatagttttattcattttgatatatcatcaccaaaaaataatataattgatCATATGCATGataatgatttaaaaatatatcaaaatataaatgaaattaattataGTAAAGTTATTTCATCGCATCCaaatataacatataaaaataatttcaatGCAGGTAATTATTCTAGCTGTAATTTTAAAGGtgataataattcaaatatttttagtaaatctaaaaaaaattcatatccctttataaaaaaaaataattttttacaaaaaaacgaaaatacatattcaggaaaaaaaacgatTCCCAATGAAAAcgttattaaaaataatatacttaCTCAATtgaatttacaaaattctaataaaataaatactaaattaaatgatgaaaacagagaaaaatataaattagaTATTGATAATActaatatagaaaaaaaaaaaacaaatacaATTATTCAAAATGGTGAATTTAACAATTTTGATGAATCTAGTTATGTATATCTAgatcaaataaaaagagAAGATAtcaataatttaataaatgataatacaAATTCGTACATAAAACAATCTGAAAATGTAACAGAAGTGTTTCCAAAACAATTTATAGCTAAAACCTCAGACGGaattacatataataatgagcaaggaaacaaaattataaaaataaaatcattaCAAAGGCatatagaaaatgatgaatcacataaaaaaggaagtaaaaaatatgaagaaaaatgttttattttatttcgattttttaataataatacagcATATGATACaacaacaaaaataatcaCAGAAATTGATAATGTAAAAAAGtcagaaaataaaattaaaaaaacaataacaTCAGTACCATTTACATCAAATAAGTtattaaaatgtataattaaACAATCCTTAATATATCAAGAATCGACTGATTTAAAACAACAAAGTTTAACATCAAGTTTAATGAACGATATTAAAGATTTTAAATCTTTAGCATTGGAACCTAAATTAGAATATGTTAATGATGCTGTcaaattattaacaaaagATATTtctaaacaaattaattattatttgccACCGACATTAAGTATTAAAGTTTGGAAACTAGCCTTTTGCTCCAGTATACATGGTGTATCCTTTAAAACATTATATAGAAGTGTTGCGAATAAAGGTagcattattttattaatatctgatatgaataatgttttatttgGATGTTTTCTTGACAAATTGCAATGCGATACTTGTTATTATGGTTCGGGAGAAAATTTCCTTTTTACTTTCAAGGAAAAATTAcataatacaaattatgaaaatggtaaaaaaaatatgcaaaacAAAACTAGTATAAACTATTACAATCCCAACATTTTCGAAACAAACACAGAGAATTTGAACATGTCAAACGAGACATTCAAAAAAGAAGAcgaaaaaagtgaaaaagAGGATGTTCAAACAATGTCAATAACAAAAGaggatgaaaaaaataaagtcCCTATAAAAAGtgattatataattgatCCAGATTGTTCTGAACATGAAAAAACTACATTAGTTAATAAACTAAATACACAATATGAAGGAAATTTAGATGAATTAActaaaaatgatttaaatcAAGAAATACAACAAAATGATATTATTGAATATGATAACAAATCAAAAAATCAAACACATTATTATGatttcaaaataaacaataataatgataataataaaaatgacaCTACTAATAGTAGTAATAGTTCTAGCGATAGTTATGAAactaataatttttttccgaaaaataaaaaaaattcaattgataataaatttatttgtgatataataaatgaaaaaaataatgaattttacaaaaaaaataataataacaaatttggaataaatgaaaaagaaaataaagttaATGACACACCATCTATTCAAGTTTATAATTGGACGACAcgaaataattattatgtttattcAGATGAAAGGTCTATAACAATAGGAGGTGGTGATAATTATGCATTAGTCATTAATGATGATCTATGTAAAGGTCAAACAAACAAAAGTACCACATATGATAACGATTTATTAACATATGATGAAGAATTTgaaatacaatttttacaattatgGATTTTTGATGACacataa
- a CDS encoding pyridoxal phosphate homeostasis protein, putative has protein sequence MKHINNIKNIENKIEKICQDTCRIPPKILIVSKYVGHEEINNIHSYEKKYHFGENNFDSLIEKSQKLPNTIKWHFIGNIQSNKCKNILKVPNLYMIESLDKQKKASLLNSYLNTINENEENNNDNLKKLRVLVQIKTTDDPNKTGMMHDNYEDIENTVLYIINNCNLLIFKGLMTISSLDINNRENSFIILNDIKNKLLNNQTISNYFQNKKFHMSMGMSDDLELAIKNNTTQLRIGRAIFG, from the coding sequence ATGAaacacataaataatataaaaaatattgaaaataaaatcgaaaaaattTGTCAAGACACTTGTCGAATTCCCccgaaaatattaattgtGTCAAAATATGTAGGCcatgaagaaataaataatattcattcttatgagaaaaaatatcattttggagaaaataattttgatagTCTAATAGAAAAATCACAAAAATTGCCTAATACTATAAAATGGCATTTTATAGGAAATATACAATctaataaatgtaaaaatatattaaaagttccaaatttatatatgattgAGTCATTagataaacaaaaaaaagcaaGCCTTCTAAATAGCTATTTAAATactataaatgaaaatgaggaaaataataatgataatttaaaaaaacttCGTGTATTAGTACAAATTAAAACCACTGATGATCCAAACAAAACAGGAATGATGCATGATAATTATGAAGATATTGAAAATactgttttatatattattaacaatTGCAaccttttaatatttaaaggTTTAATGACTATATCATCATTGGACATAAATAATAGGGAAAactcatttattattttaaatgacataaaaaataaacttttaaataatcaaaCTATTAGTAactattttcaaaataagaAATTCCATATGAGTATGGGTATGTCAGATGATTTGGAGCTtgcaattaaaaataatacaacgCAATTAAGGATTGGAAGGGCAATTTTTGGAtag
- a CDS encoding dolichyl-diphosphooligosaccharide--protein glycosyltransferase subunit WBP1, putative: protein MMKKVLRNAFYFLVVCFFINIKLYSFEKIKLKTNDITNELQYVPIKNKIEKFYDKKLVFITNIKNYEQVYNNFLRIFKGENNNNNFIKKVVYIDDKNKNEKESEIYKKDKNNENNLSNYNKSDNKTNYKNLLNLFDYSLYDGLVIILDVLNDHFVQNVDINYIKLFIEKKKDIFLSLNTVIGKKAINFLRKLNIKVYGNYSYINDYFNNILLKNKIKKFKTDMHKDKQLHTFYTNKLIKNTPIIKNDEINNILFKGTGHIILLENKYYLNILGCTKTCLLYDQSHNILKKKKQGEELSLISSIQLENNSRLIFSSSSEIFSDIFFILNKQNETFTKNLVMWNFKMSGIIRYNNFKIFHDKYYENNTDKLKKKHTFFINDYFHMSIDFYELINNYWVPFKKNDIQFNLIKIDIIYRNFLDKYSCDDNPTYYKKFKLPNKHGIYKLQIYYLRKGYNILDLEYFIPVRTLLHYDKNKKVNFKNYPFYLYIYISLFCFFLFVLIMLFDNSECEEITNDKKNK, encoded by the coding sequence atgatgaagAAAGTATTAAGAAatgcattttattttttagttgtttgcttttttataaatataaaattatattcttttgaaaaaattaaattaaagaCAAATGATATAACAAATGAGTTACAATATGTAccaattaaaaataagatagaaaaattttatgataaaaaattagtaTTCATAacgaatataaaaaattatgagcAAGTttacaataattttttaagaatatttaagggagaaaataataataataattttattaaaaaggtAGTATACattgatgataaaaataaaaatgaaaaagaatctgagatttataaaaaagataaaaataatgagaataatttatcaaattaCAACAAATCTGATAACAAAAccaattataaaaatttgttgAATCTATTTGATTATTCTTTATATGATGGATTAGTGATAATATTAGATGTTTTAAACGATCATTTTGTTCAAAATGtagatataaattatataaaattgtttatagaaaaaaaaaaagatatatttttaagtcTAAACACTGTTATAGGAAAAAAAgcaataaattttttaaggAAATTAAACATAAAAGTGTATGGtaattattcatatattaatgattattttaataatatattattaaaaaataaaataaagaaattcAAAACAGATATGCATAAGGACAAACAATTACACACATTTTATActaacaaattaataaaaaataccccaataataaaaaatgatgaaataaataatatattatttaaaggAACTGGccatataatattgttagaaaataaatattaccTAAATATATTAGGATGTACTAAAACATGTTTATTGTATGATCAAagtcataatattttaaaaaaaaaaaaacaaggagaagaattatcattaatatCATCAATTcaattagaaaataattcgAGATTAATCTTTTCGTCTTCTTCAGAAATTTTCtcagatatattttttattttaaataaacaaaatgagACATTTACCAAAAATTTGGTTATGTGGAATTTTAAAATGAGTGGCATAATTCGatacaataattttaaGATTTTTcatgataaatattatgaaaataatactgataaattaaaaaaaaaacacacattttttataaatgattattttcatatgaGTATTGATTTTTATGAGCTAATAAACAACTATTGGGTaccatttaaaaaaaacgacatccaatttaatttgattaaaattgatattatatataggaATTTTTTAGATAAGTATAGTTGTGATGATAATCCAacttattataaaaaatttaaattaccAAACAAGCatggaatatataaattacaaatatattatttaagaAAGGGTTACAACATTTTAGATTtggaatattttatacCAGTTCGAACATTATTACACTAcgataaaaacaaaaaagttaactttaaaaattatccgttttatttatatatatatatatctttattttgtttttttttatttgtgttAATCATGTTATTTGACAATTCAGAATGCGAAGAAATAACAAacgataaaaaaaataaataa
- a CDS encoding protein disulfide isomerase, putative: MGNYTYIYIFFIIVFFFTPELFKCSIWEGVSDDFAKKVNHLTHDMELQIYSQHTQYCVVLFCNHNEIKCKGVYKEFVGAANAIDKGDVVFVYVDTVKLAKTADNFEIKNVPKILIFRDYDPEKGYTFHKKYTKENIIEWLNALPMPSVEVMDLGDVDKYVEINKKKGFASIIAYCTKESKNPDKFVHFGETNKIPNLAIGLTYIDNDEESRIEITNGPGSTIPDDSIKYKDIYKPTNNIWTSDSIWNFTNNYMNQFPIIINYTRKLMHPLKDEIYLYIYNEFGEYSDSTYVEVYGVIQKYNKIKFVFPRKEEFTEMFGLEETNKYICIMDYTDSNIDSAYVLLRPRKFVQKLEENIKSETVENFIENFYNNKLTQFRKSEKPVKRLHKQNYQILCSNNFESYVLDPNKLVLVFYHVHGCKECKPLFSFWEKVSNYFHLEYPKEDILVATMDAKLNDMIDTSFKMYPSIGIYPKGVDKIKRRTHIMFPIKLETLIDVTEEILEGEENSDL; the protein is encoded by the exons atgggaaactatacttatatatatatttttttcataattgttttttttttcacccCTGAACTTTTTAAATGTTCAATATGGGAGGGTGTAAGTGATGATTTCgcaaaaaaagtaaatcATTTAACCCATGATATGgaattacaaatatatagtcAGCATACACAATATTGTgttgtattattttgtaatcataatgaaataaaatgtaaagGTGTATATAAAGAATTTGTTGGCGCTGCAAATGCAATCGATAAAGGGGATGTGGTTTTTGTTTATGTCGATACTGTAAAATTAGCAAAAACTGCTgataattttgaaattaaaaatgtgcctaaaatattaatttttcgAGATTATGATCCTGAAAAAGGATATAcatttcataaaaaatatacaaaggaaaatataattgaatGGCTAAATGCACTGCCTATGCCATCAGTAGAGGTTATGGATCTTGGAGATGTCGATAAATATGTagaaattaacaaaaaaaaaggattTGCATCTATTATTGCATATTGTACTAAAGAGTCGAAAAATCCTGATaaatttgttcattttggtgaaacaaataaaataccaAATCTAGCAATCGGCCTAACATATATAGATAATGATGAAGAATCTCGAATTGAAATTACAAATGGGCCCGGTTCTACAATACCAGATGATtctattaaatataaagatatttataaacctacaaataatatatggaCATCTGATTCTATTTGGAATTTTACTAATAATTACATGAATCAATTTCCTATTATCATTAATTATACTAGAAAATTAATGCATCCATTAAAGGATgaaatatatctttatatttacaatgAATTTGGTGAATATTCAGATAGTACTTATGTTGAAGTTTATGGAgttattcaaaaatataacaag ataaaatttgttttccCAAGGAAAGAAGAATTCACTGAAATGTTTGGACTTGAAGaaacaaacaaatatatttgtataatgGATTATACTGATTCAAATATCGATAGTGCTTATGTATTATTAAGACCTCGTAAATTTGTACAAAAActtgaagaaaatataaaatctGAAACAGTggaaaattttattgaaaatttttataataataaacttACTCAATTTCGAAAATCTGAAAAACCAGTTAAAAGATTacataaacaaaattatcaaatattatgttcaaataattttgaatcTTATGTTTTAGATCCAAATAAATTAGTTTTAGTATTTTATCATGTCCATGGTTGTAAAGAATGTAAGCctttgttttctttttggGAAAAAGTTTcgaattattttcatttagaATACCCCAAAGAAGATATTTTAGTTGCAACTATGGATGCAAAATTAAATGACATGATTGATACATCTTTTAAGATGTACCCTAGTATTGGAATTTACCCAAAAG GAGTAGACAAAATAAAGAGAAGAACACATATCATGTTTCCCATAAAATTAGAAACACTAATTGATGTGACTGAAGAAATATTAGAAGGAGAAGAAAATTCtgatttataa
- a CDS encoding thioredoxin-like protein 1, putative gives MSCANFNSPYQAEKRRTAENADNQNLESIKKPIDYSDMDLILFPEGSLKNINNTVVNEKHLVGKSVALFFSNGSDPKCRAFLPFLQQYYKTINEAGSSQKIEIIFVSVDTDRASFEDHKKHMPWLYIDVADPLTDILKKHFRVMNAYEVPFYGSGPRSDVPCLVVIGSDGREAQLLHVCSGREEGEKGVLRWDFRNNIYSLNKKGL, from the exons ATGTCTTGTGCTAATTTTAATTCCCCATATCAAGCAGAAAAGCGAAGAACAGCTGAAAATGCAGACAATCAAAATTTGGAGTCTATAAAGAAACCTATTGATTATTCAGATATGG ACCTTATTCTTTTTCCTGAGGgatcattaaaaaatataaataacacAGTTGTAAATGAGAAACATTTAGTTGGTAAATCAGttgctttatttttttcaaatggAAGTGATCCAAAATGTAGAGCATTTTTGCCATTTTTGCAACAG tattataaaacaataaacGAAGCAGGATCTAGtcaaaaaatagaaattatatttgtaagTGTTGATACTGATAGAGCATCATTTGAAGAccataaaaaacatatgcCTTGGCTATATATTGATGTTGCTGACCCTTTAAcagatatattaaaaaaacactTTAGAGTTATGAATGCATATGAAGTTCCTTTTTATGGATCAGGCCCAAGAAGCGATGTCCCATGCTTAGTCGTTATCGGAAGTGATGGAAGAGAAGCACAACTTTTACATGTTTGCAGTGGACGAGAAGAAGGAGAAAAGGGTGTACTAAGATGGGATTTcagaaataatatttattctttaaataaaaaaggttTATAA
- a CDS encoding major facilitator superfamily domain-containing protein, putative, which yields MMYLTKIVSNACLAIINFGLCLSLTSLSRKMLIKGYNICPEGYRGCDKEKWYFSTFYFTLYMSGFLGCFISLFFRNVNRKKFMQAIHYLYIIGSLFTIYYEPHVILFLFSQAFFGLAIGCSIVIVCFYIFEYSPKEHQNYYGFTIQTFFSIGLLISYLFGVIYEHVDFNKSTSYWILMILQKLHMLMPLIFSVISILLLKFVFTMDTPLHLYKSQKYDKFEEIKKKISKNGIDEKHEYHSNEKNNEINIILNDLTFIDLFKDTKLRKKCIIGSILCYLFCFSGCTIFFNNLFLFYEVFKTKKESAAVSMIFMFIYFVFTIITTKLAHYYNNKNKLIILGFILQLISSFIMMICSFCNLTQVINKLIISINIILYIAGFSLGFGHIIWTHIFHIFSKEYKVVGAFCSYYAIFIGAFIMSTFLEFTNTNRYSYLFIIFIIFSIISIIFFKSIYLKNSENKKKEDQITESHDPINISDTMDTPNIKEAEI from the coding sequence atgatgtaCCTTACGAAAATAGTCAGTAATGCCTGTCTGgcaataataaattttggATTATGCTTATCCTTAACAAGTTTATCAAGAAAAATGCTGATAAAAggttataatatatgccCAGAAGGATATAGAGGATGTGATAAAGAGAAATGGTATTTTAgtactttttattttacattatatatgagTGGTTTTTTAGGATGTTTtatttccctttttttcagaaatgtaaatagaaaaaaatttatgcaagcaatacattatttatatataattggaAGTTTATTTACAATCTATTATGAACCACATgtgatattatttttattttcccaAGCTTTTTTTGGATTAGCAATTGGATGCTCAATTGTTATagtttgtttttatatttttgaatattccCCAAAAGAgcatcaaaattattatggaTTTACAATacaaacatttttttcaattggATTATTAATTAGTTATTTATTTGGAGTTATATATGAGCATGTggattttaataaatccACATCATATTGGATCTTAATgatattacaaaaattacATATGCTTATGCCACTTATTTTTAGTGTtatatcaattttattactaaaatttgtatttacTATGGACACACcattacatttatataaatcacaaaaatatgataaattcgaagaaataaaaaaaaagataagtAAAAATGGAATAGACGAAAAACATGAATATCATTCAAATGAAAAgaataatgaaattaatattatattgaaTGATTTAACTTTTATTGATTTGTTTAAAGATAcaaaattaagaaaaaaatgtattataggatctattttatgttatttattttgcttTAGTGGCTgtactatattttttaataatttatttttattttatgaagtatttaaaacaaaaaaggAGAGCGCAGCAGTTAGTATgatatttatgtttatatattttgtatttactATAATAACTACTAAATTGGcacattattataataataaaaacaaattaatcATTTTaggttttattttacaacTAATTTCATCTTTTATAATGATGATATGTTCATTTTGTAATTTAACCCAAGTTATAAATAAGCTTATTATATcgattaatattattttatatattgctGGATTTTCTCTTGGATTTGGACATATTATATGGACAcatattttccatattttttcaaaagaatataaagTTGTTGGAGCCttttgttcatattatGCAATTTTTATTGGAGCATTTATTATGTCTACATTTTTAGAATTTACAAATACAAACagatattcatatttatttattatattcattatattttcaattatctcaataatatttttcaaatccATATACCTTAAAAATtctgaaaataaaaaaaaagaggaTCAAATCACAGAATCTCATGATCCAATTAACATTTCAGATACAATGGATACACCGAATATAAAAGAAGcagaaatataa